The following proteins are co-located in the Luteolibacter rhizosphaerae genome:
- a CDS encoding UDP-galactopyranose/dTDP-fucopyranose mutase family protein — MAKRVLIVGAGFSGAVLARQFADLGGIKSLVIDSRDHIAGNCHTERDAASGIMVHRYGPHIFHTDRIDVWNYVNRFGEFRPFINRVKASIDRGIFSLPVNLHTINQFFGTKLSPSQAREFIESKAERSIGEPANFEEQALKFIGRELYEAFFYGYTRKQWGCEPRELPAAILSRLPVRFNYDDNYYNSPLQGIPAEGYTAVIANILAHENIEVRLGTSFDPAMAGEFDHVFYTGPLDEFFGHRLGRLSYRTVFWEKQEATGDFQGVAVMNYPDAKLAHTRVHEHKHFAPWEKHDSTLAFVEYSKETEATDIPYYPKRLAPDKELLANYAALAREQPGVSFLGRLATYRYMDMHQVIGEALDFAGTWMEASAAGLSRPVFPARSAL, encoded by the coding sequence ATGGCCAAACGCGTTCTCATCGTCGGAGCCGGATTCTCCGGAGCAGTTCTCGCCCGCCAGTTTGCGGATCTGGGCGGCATCAAGAGCCTTGTGATCGATTCCCGGGATCACATCGCCGGGAACTGTCATACCGAAAGGGATGCAGCCAGCGGCATCATGGTTCACCGCTACGGGCCGCATATCTTCCATACCGATCGTATCGACGTCTGGAACTACGTGAATCGCTTCGGCGAGTTCCGGCCCTTCATCAACCGCGTGAAGGCCAGCATCGACCGGGGGATCTTCTCCCTGCCGGTCAATCTGCACACGATCAACCAGTTCTTCGGCACCAAGCTATCTCCGTCGCAAGCGCGCGAGTTCATCGAATCGAAGGCGGAGCGCAGCATCGGCGAGCCTGCCAACTTCGAAGAACAGGCGCTGAAATTCATCGGGCGCGAACTATACGAAGCCTTCTTCTACGGCTACACCCGCAAGCAATGGGGATGTGAGCCGCGGGAGCTGCCGGCCGCCATCCTCTCCCGGCTCCCGGTCCGCTTCAACTATGACGACAACTACTACAACAGCCCTCTGCAGGGAATTCCTGCCGAAGGCTATACCGCCGTCATCGCCAATATCCTCGCCCACGAGAACATCGAGGTTCGCTTGGGGACTTCTTTCGATCCCGCAATGGCCGGAGAGTTCGACCACGTCTTCTACACCGGTCCCTTGGATGAGTTCTTCGGTCACCGTCTGGGGCGTCTTTCTTACCGCACGGTATTCTGGGAGAAACAAGAAGCCACGGGGGACTTCCAAGGGGTGGCGGTGATGAATTACCCCGATGCCAAGCTGGCCCACACCCGGGTCCACGAGCACAAGCACTTCGCGCCTTGGGAGAAACACGACTCCACCTTGGCATTCGTGGAATACAGCAAGGAAACGGAAGCCACAGACATCCCCTACTATCCCAAGCGCCTGGCTCCGGACAAGGAGCTCCTTGCCAACTATGCAGCCCTCGCCCGGGAGCAGCCCGGAGTCTCCTTCTTGGGGCGCTTGGCCACCTACCGCTACATGGACATGCACCAGGTGATCGGCGAGGCTTTGGACTTTGCGGGGACGTGGATGGAAGCTTCGGCTGCCGGTCTGAGCCGTCCGGTCTTTCCTGCCCGATCGGCACTCTAA
- a CDS encoding acyltransferase family protein has translation MSSSVTLPTHGTKPLSTSTAALAAKRDPSIDIARLCAAFLIVLFHAGESYSMAGGPDIGGNPPWLIVGNLSLWGRVPFFFFLAGCFAARSLAKPGASAGGFVSSRIKGLGIPYLFWNGVSLAMLWVALRAGASFSSEPVLTTGAALGKLTGIFFMPANGPLWFIRDLILASLLAPLLRKLGPWLLVPSISLIILPEIPLEWMERGCPRPSSFGYFGIGMLLSYLPKGIFGKLFPNLGLGLLLCLSLGVVHSIWHLTPSRFGGVSVGAMGILLTGCYIHRSFPRIAEFMARHSSASFIVFAANVPFFAVARFLYPRVEGKIGYLPYFFGLAVLFFVLALVAHHLIRGYFPRLLVLISGGR, from the coding sequence TTGAGTTCATCAGTTACATTGCCGACCCACGGCACCAAGCCTCTGTCGACCTCTACCGCTGCCCTTGCAGCGAAGCGGGATCCATCGATCGACATCGCCCGTCTGTGCGCGGCATTCCTGATCGTGCTATTCCATGCGGGGGAGTCCTACTCCATGGCCGGAGGCCCGGATATCGGCGGGAACCCTCCCTGGCTGATCGTGGGGAATCTGTCGCTATGGGGGCGCGTGCCTTTCTTCTTCTTCCTGGCAGGCTGTTTCGCGGCACGCTCTCTTGCGAAGCCGGGTGCTTCCGCGGGCGGTTTCGTCTCGAGCAGGATCAAAGGCTTGGGGATCCCTTATCTCTTCTGGAACGGAGTAAGCCTGGCAATGCTCTGGGTGGCGCTACGGGCGGGAGCTTCCTTCTCCAGTGAGCCGGTCCTGACGACTGGCGCGGCTTTGGGGAAACTCACGGGTATCTTCTTCATGCCGGCCAACGGGCCACTTTGGTTCATCCGCGACCTGATCCTCGCCTCCCTGCTTGCTCCTTTGCTGAGAAAGCTGGGCCCATGGCTCTTGGTGCCTTCGATCTCTCTTATCATCCTTCCCGAGATCCCCTTGGAGTGGATGGAGCGCGGTTGCCCTCGTCCTTCTTCTTTCGGCTACTTTGGCATCGGGATGTTGCTCAGCTATCTGCCCAAAGGAATCTTCGGAAAGCTATTCCCGAACCTCGGTCTGGGCCTCCTTCTGTGCCTCTCGCTGGGAGTGGTGCATTCCATCTGGCACCTGACTCCATCCCGCTTCGGCGGCGTCTCGGTAGGCGCCATGGGCATCCTTCTCACGGGCTGCTACATCCATCGTTCCTTCCCGCGCATTGCCGAGTTCATGGCCCGCCACTCGAGCGCCTCCTTTATCGTTTTCGCCGCGAATGTTCCATTCTTTGCCGTCGCGCGCTTTCTCTATCCGCGGGTGGAGGGTAAGATCGGATACCTGCCGTATTTCTTCGGGCTTGCGGTGCTATTCTTCGTTTTGGCCTTGGTCGCTCATCATCTCATCCGGGGTTACTTTCCCCGTCTGCTGGTGCTGATCTCCGGGGGACGATAA
- a CDS encoding glycosyltransferase family 4 protein — MSERLCVFITGSLQPYAIDFYRAVERSLRARGWRFLVLVGSKSTYRPWAGMGIAEDDPLFSFIPGKPAPEWVQRLLGSGARDKILMPGGSGVTAALEKLSPGILILNERNPLNLRAALWARKRGIPRYLSTDIGRCPPPHAATKGHLVYHRLIAGLFDGVIAKTPEARTAYVKSGAPEAVLAPHGIDTSRFPLPLGPGAEPFRFLFVGVLEAAKGLDTLVAAGRLLHGQGHRFEIRLVGSGSWKPDPADEGSPWLSLAGFREGTDLLAEYHVAGAFVLPSYGDTYGVVVHEAASCGLPVLVSTAAGACETLAIEGRSGFRINPSDPEALAKHMGSLLADSGLSRKLGHGARELAERWCVTRSGEEVAGWLLANSRI, encoded by the coding sequence ATGAGCGAGCGGCTCTGCGTTTTTATCACCGGCTCCCTGCAGCCTTACGCCATCGACTTCTATCGTGCGGTCGAGCGATCCCTGCGCGCCCGTGGCTGGCGCTTCTTGGTCCTTGTTGGCAGCAAGTCCACTTATCGGCCTTGGGCCGGCATGGGTATTGCGGAAGACGATCCTCTCTTCTCGTTCATCCCGGGCAAGCCTGCACCCGAGTGGGTTCAACGTCTCTTGGGATCCGGAGCGCGCGACAAGATCCTCATGCCCGGCGGCTCCGGCGTTACGGCGGCACTGGAGAAGCTTTCACCGGGCATCCTCATTCTCAACGAACGCAATCCGCTCAACCTGCGGGCGGCCTTGTGGGCCCGCAAGCGGGGAATCCCGCGTTATCTCTCCACCGATATCGGCAGATGTCCTCCACCGCATGCCGCCACAAAAGGTCACCTCGTCTATCACCGGCTGATCGCGGGGCTCTTCGACGGTGTGATCGCGAAGACTCCGGAGGCTCGGACGGCCTATGTGAAGTCCGGCGCCCCTGAGGCGGTGCTCGCTCCGCACGGCATCGATACCTCCCGCTTTCCTTTGCCGCTGGGACCGGGAGCGGAACCGTTTCGCTTTCTCTTCGTCGGCGTTCTGGAGGCAGCCAAGGGCTTGGACACCCTCGTCGCCGCAGGCCGCCTCCTGCATGGGCAGGGGCATCGCTTCGAGATTCGCTTGGTTGGCAGTGGTTCGTGGAAGCCGGATCCTGCGGATGAGGGTTCGCCTTGGCTCAGCTTGGCAGGCTTCCGTGAGGGCACGGATTTGCTTGCCGAGTATCATGTTGCCGGTGCTTTCGTACTACCCTCGTATGGGGATACCTACGGCGTTGTCGTGCACGAGGCCGCATCATGCGGCCTGCCGGTTCTTGTCAGCACCGCCGCCGGCGCGTGTGAGACACTCGCCATCGAGGGCAGGAGCGGCTTTCGGATCAATCCTTCGGATCCGGAGGCGCTCGCCAAGCACATGGGCAGCCTGCTTGCCGATTCCGGATTGAGCCGGAAGCTGGGTCACGGAGCCCGCGAGCTTGCCGAGCGCTGGTGTGTTACACGCTCCGGCGAGGAGGTCGCGGGATGGCTGTTAGCCAACTCCCGGATCTGA
- a CDS encoding glycosyltransferase family 4 protein → MKKTAVVYVCKGKPSRGGGGLGVAYNYLSATWGKPLEPLSVDHILLCGMAEKLLPEEGGSLDDFLSALDTGAKHGAPLFVWQAFRLRQIARRYDRLVILSFAPYYLWPLVSIGAGENIVAIHSEHSKGGRHHELAEETGHFGWRARFIEWCVGFNFRDTDRVVFPSRGALNLFTEKNPHLKEIAERKAAITYNGVAVCEAPPSRPASSSLRIISVAHHVREKGLDQMLKALRLATEGGVDWTLLNYGNRTELTESLLAQSEAAGITNRIDFAGLKPQAEVRASLAEADVFLHTPVVVVFDLSLLEAMMHAVPIVITPLEGNREALGEDYPLYATTPEEFAAKLAWIASHRAEALQLGQALRERALGKFTDGAMARHYADLIRSSLEA, encoded by the coding sequence ATGAAGAAGACCGCCGTTGTTTACGTTTGCAAGGGCAAGCCTTCCCGCGGAGGCGGCGGCTTGGGCGTGGCCTACAACTACCTTTCTGCCACTTGGGGGAAGCCCTTGGAGCCCTTGTCCGTGGATCACATCTTGCTCTGCGGGATGGCAGAGAAGCTTCTGCCGGAGGAAGGAGGGTCCCTCGATGATTTCCTGTCGGCCCTCGATACCGGTGCCAAGCACGGAGCACCGCTCTTCGTTTGGCAGGCATTCAGGCTTCGTCAGATCGCGCGACGATATGATCGTCTCGTGATTCTCAGCTTCGCACCCTACTATCTATGGCCCTTGGTCAGCATCGGAGCGGGGGAGAACATTGTCGCCATCCATAGTGAGCATAGCAAGGGCGGGCGACATCACGAGTTGGCGGAGGAAACCGGCCACTTCGGGTGGCGGGCCCGCTTCATCGAGTGGTGTGTGGGTTTCAACTTCCGGGATACCGACCGGGTCGTCTTTCCGAGCCGTGGAGCCTTGAATCTTTTCACGGAGAAAAATCCGCATCTCAAGGAGATCGCCGAACGCAAGGCCGCGATCACCTACAATGGAGTCGCGGTTTGTGAAGCTCCTCCCTCCCGTCCCGCTTCCTCCTCTCTCCGCATCATCTCCGTGGCCCACCACGTCCGGGAAAAAGGTCTCGACCAGATGCTGAAGGCGCTGCGCTTGGCGACGGAAGGCGGTGTCGATTGGACCTTGTTGAACTACGGCAATAGAACCGAGCTCACCGAGTCCCTGCTCGCTCAATCGGAGGCGGCCGGAATCACCAACCGTATTGATTTCGCGGGCCTCAAGCCTCAAGCTGAAGTGAGGGCCAGCCTCGCCGAAGCGGACGTATTCTTACATACGCCCGTGGTTGTCGTCTTCGACCTCTCGTTGTTGGAGGCGATGATGCATGCAGTGCCGATTGTCATTACTCCCTTGGAAGGCAACCGCGAAGCACTGGGCGAAGACTATCCCCTTTACGCCACCACCCCGGAAGAATTCGCGGCCAAGCTCGCTTGGATCGCATCGCACCGGGCGGAGGCTCTCCAGCTAGGCCAGGCACTGCGCGAGCGTGCACTCGGGAAATTCACCGACGGCGCCATGGCGCGCCACTATGCAGACCTGATCCGATCTTCCCTTGAGGCGTAG
- a CDS encoding acyltransferase family protein: MNLEKTLPLAEPQSAATHEVRPTLAVLDGVRGISILMVLLHHVLLLPAPAHKVDVLIERATRPLWTGVDLLFLLSGFLITKSLLETPGSPSIGHFYLRRSLRILPLYLVSLLLFLVVFPAIPWEGFESYRTLDGPGARSFWLGFMNYHYSHESAPGNLGHFWSLCVEIHFYLIWPLFLLPFRRALIPLCVCGILLVAALRILSIKTGYWTPDLGYHASHLRFDALLWGALVYGLDRSYRESPAWGRWLPRLLPLAGIAASVFLVVGRTRSSHLGNLLGFPAVDLAFAIFLLLILQRSSGLFHGVLCTSFVRLSGKLSYALYVFHYPVLLLCKEWIFQGSFPAWNGMIWPAALLTGAVAVPLTFLLAWLSWHLLEKPCLSLKRHFA, translated from the coding sequence ATGAACCTCGAAAAAACCCTTCCCCTGGCGGAGCCCCAATCGGCCGCCACGCATGAAGTGCGCCCGACCCTTGCCGTTCTGGATGGGGTGCGCGGTATCTCCATCCTCATGGTGCTTTTGCACCACGTTCTCCTGCTGCCGGCCCCGGCCCACAAGGTCGACGTGTTGATCGAACGTGCCACCCGCCCTCTATGGACGGGCGTGGACCTTCTCTTCCTCCTCTCCGGTTTCCTGATCACCAAGAGTCTTCTGGAAACACCCGGGAGCCCTTCGATCGGGCACTTCTACCTGCGCCGCTCGCTGAGGATCCTTCCCCTTTATCTCGTATCACTCCTGCTCTTCCTCGTGGTGTTCCCGGCCATCCCTTGGGAAGGTTTTGAATCCTACAGGACTCTCGATGGTCCCGGTGCCCGCTCGTTCTGGCTGGGCTTCATGAACTACCACTACTCCCATGAGTCCGCACCCGGGAACCTGGGGCATTTCTGGTCCCTCTGCGTCGAGATCCATTTCTATCTCATCTGGCCCTTGTTCCTGCTTCCGTTCCGGAGGGCCTTGATCCCCCTCTGTGTCTGCGGGATTCTTCTCGTCGCGGCTCTTCGTATCCTCAGTATCAAAACCGGCTACTGGACGCCGGATCTTGGCTATCACGCATCCCACTTGCGCTTTGACGCATTGTTGTGGGGAGCCTTGGTATACGGATTGGACCGATCCTACCGGGAGTCTCCTGCGTGGGGCCGCTGGCTGCCACGGCTCCTTCCTCTTGCGGGCATTGCGGCCTCGGTGTTTCTCGTCGTCGGGCGCACACGTTCCTCGCATTTGGGGAATCTGCTGGGCTTTCCGGCCGTGGATCTCGCATTCGCCATCTTCCTGCTTCTGATCCTCCAGAGATCCAGCGGGCTGTTCCATGGTGTCTTGTGCACATCCTTCGTCCGGCTTTCCGGGAAGCTTTCTTATGCTCTCTACGTCTTCCATTACCCCGTCCTCCTCCTCTGCAAAGAGTGGATTTTCCAAGGGTCCTTCCCGGCGTGGAATGGCATGATCTGGCCAGCCGCCTTGCTTACGGGAGCCGTAGCGGTGCCTCTGACTTTCCTTCTCGCTTGGCTTAGCTGGCATCTCTTGGAGAAGCCCTGTCTTTCCTTGAAAAGACATTTTGCTTGA